In Ferroplasma sp., a single window of DNA contains:
- a CDS encoding HisA/HisF-related TIM barrel protein: MIDIYPAIDIYRGQAVSLIRGDISTREEYGNPLPFAEKFSKISGKLHIIDLEGAFTGVPVNMNAISGIRASVPSFIQAGGGFRTQESIKTGYSAGLDSVIIGSAALDRKFLEDIASKFKNITVSIDAYNGLIKYGGWNRVTTIDYRDFYSEVSGLADRFIFTSIDRDGTGSISNIQRFWDSGYFIYAGGVGSIHDIYRIEKAGFDGVIIGKALYRGDIDVEELICLQKE, encoded by the coding sequence ATGATAGACATATACCCTGCCATAGACATTTACAGGGGACAGGCAGTGTCTCTTATCCGGGGTGACATATCCACAAGAGAAGAGTATGGAAACCCCCTTCCATTTGCAGAAAAATTCTCGAAAATTTCAGGCAAACTCCATATAATAGACCTTGAAGGTGCATTTACCGGGGTACCTGTAAATATGAATGCGATCAGTGGAATAAGGGCATCAGTGCCGTCCTTCATACAGGCAGGTGGTGGATTCAGAACTCAGGAATCAATAAAAACCGGATATTCTGCTGGTCTCGACAGTGTAATTATAGGAAGTGCAGCACTTGATAGAAAATTTCTGGAAGACATAGCATCAAAATTCAAAAATATCACTGTAAGCATCGACGCGTATAACGGCCTAATCAAATACGGTGGATGGAACAGGGTAACCACCATAGATTACAGGGATTTCTACTCGGAGGTTAGCGGATTGGCAGATCGCTTCATATTTACATCCATTGATAGGGACGGAACAGGGAGCATCAGCAATATACAGAGGTTCTGGGATTCTGGTTATTTTATATATGCCGGGGGTGTGGGTTCTATCCATGACATATACCGGATCGAGAAGGCCGGATTCGATGGCGTAATTATAGGCAAGGCCCTCTATAGAGGGGACATAGATGTTGAGGAATTAATATGCTTGCAAAAAGAATAA